From Raphanus sativus cultivar WK10039 unplaced genomic scaffold, ASM80110v3 Scaffold0527, whole genome shotgun sequence, a single genomic window includes:
- the LOC130502373 gene encoding E3 ubiquitin protein ligase RIN2-like isoform X2: MGVRYLQFSVASTALSFAGLQVWTELSLDRLRADGLIISKNISLGDSRHALELLLGSYFTIALLTNFVLNVYILLLLSLKTLFFGELYGVETKKLVERLANYIIYKGIFLPLVIPATIFQGVLWTVWLTVVCTLKMFQALARDRLERLNASPSSTPWTYFRVYSVLFLVLSVDTLWIKLSLMTYSRTGSSLYLLLLFEPCSIAFETLQALLIHGFQLLDMWITHLAVKNSDCQRSKFLDSMTAGSLLEWKGLLNRNLGFFLDMATSVMALGHYLHIWWLHGLSFHLVDAVLFLNIRALLSAILKRMKGYIKLRIALGSLHAALPDATSEELRAYDDECAICREPMAKAKRLHCNHLFHLGCLRSWLDQGLNEVYSCPTCRKPLFVETEVNTRSVEVSSDEQLARQLQRQNIPEMPNSIESDPSRNLGLDPSWLQTWSSQGVDVAGPSTASRSVGLGRVQMMMRHLASVGESYAQTALEDAAWSLWPMNPSQASTSSTTIPLGTGGRTGGLHLRNVSSGANESLANILAMAETVRDVMPHVPDEIIFQDLQRTNSVSVTVNNLLQM; the protein is encoded by the exons ATGGGGGTGAGGTACTTGCAGTTCTCCGTCGCATCAACAGCTCTGAGCTTTGCGGggcttcaagtctggacagagCTGTCTCTGGATAGACTTAGAGCAGATGGGCTGATAATTTCCAAGAACATTTCTTTAGGAGACTCGAGGCATGCGCTTGAGCTGCTTTTGGGTTCTTACTTTACAATCGCGTTGCTCACAAATTTTGTGCTCAATGTCTATATTCTTCTGCTACTTTCTCTCAAG ACACTATTTTTTGGAGAGTTATATGGCGTTGAAACTAAAAAGTTGGTGGAGCGACTTGCCAATTACATCATTTACAAG GGTATATTTCTACCGCTGGTGATTCCAGCAACAATATTTCAGGGTGTACTGTGGACAGTTTGGCTTACTGTTGTATGCACTCTAAAG ATGTTTCAAGCTTTGGCTAGAGACCGGCTTGAGCGATTGAATGCATCTCCTTCTTCTACACCGTGGACATACTTCCGTGTGTATTCAGTTCTGTTCTTGGTTCTCTCTGTTGATACGTTGTG GATAAAGCTTTCCCTTATGACATACAGTAGAACTGGCTCTTCTCTGTATCTGTTGTTACTTTTTGAGCCATGCAGTATAGCTTTTGAGACCTTGCAG GCGCTGTTAATTCATGGGTTTCAACTGCTTGACATGTGGATTACCCACTTAGCAGTGAAGAACTCGGACTGCCAAAGATCTAAGTTTCTTGATTCCATGACAGcag GCTCACTGTTGGAATGGAAAGGCCTCCTCAACCGAAACCTAGGTTTCTTTCTGGACATGGCTACTTCGGTAATGGCGCTAGGTCACTACTTGCACATCTGGTGGCTGCATGGCCTTTCCTTTCATCTAGTGGATGCAGTTTTGTTTCTCAACATACGC GCATTGCTCAGTGCAATTTTGAAGCGAATGAAAGGATACATTAAACTGAGAATCGCTCTGGGCTCACTCCATGCAGCTCTTCCTGATGCAACTTCTGAAGAGCTACGCGCATATGATGATGAATGTGCTATATGCCGG GAACCTATGGCGAAAGCTAAAAGGCTTCACTGCAACCACCTTTTCCATCTTGGATGCCTCCGATCCTG GTTGGATCAAGGTCTTAATGAGGTTTACTCTTGTCCTACATGTCGTAAACCTCTTTTTGTTGAAACTGAGGTGAACACTCGCTCAGTGGAAGTCTCAAGTGATGAGCAGTTAGCCCGTCAGCTTCAAAGACAAAACATTCCT GAGATGCCAAACTCCATTGAAAGTGATCCTTCAAG GAACTTAGGATTGGATCCAAGCTGGCTACAGACATGGTCAAGTCAGGGTGTTGATGTCGCTGGTCCCTCTACAGCGTCTAGGTCCGTTGGACTGGGACGGGTTCAGATGATGATGAGGCATCTTGCTTCTGTTGGAGAAAGTTATGCGCAAACTGCACTTGAGGATGCTGCTTGGAGTCTATGGCCTATGAACCCTTCACAAGCATCCACTTCTTCTACAACCATACCTCTAGGTACTGGTGGAAGGACAGGTGGTCTGCATTTGAGAAATGTATCAAGTGGGGCGAATGAAAGCTTGGCAAATATACTAGCTATGGCCGAGACAGTGAGGGATGTCATGCCACATGTGCCAGATGAAATTATCTTCCAG GACTTGCAGAGAACAAACTCTGTTTCTGTTACAGTGAACAATCTTCTCCAGATGTGA
- the LOC130502373 gene encoding E3 ubiquitin protein ligase RIN2-like isoform X1, translating into MGVRYLQFSVASTALSFAGLQVWTELSLDRLRADGLIISKNISLGDSRHALELLLGSYFTIALLTNFVLNVYILLLLSLKTLFFGELYGVETKKLVERLANYIIYKGIFLPLVIPATIFQGVLWTVWLTVVCTLKMFQALARDRLERLNASPSSTPWTYFRVYSVLFLVLSVDTLWIKLSLMTYSRTGSSLYLLLLFEPCSIAFETLQALLIHGFQLLDMWITHLAVKNSDCQRSKFLDSMTAGSLLEWKGLLNRNLGFFLDMATSVMALGHYLHIWWLHGLSFHLVDAVLFLNIRALLSAILKRMKGYIKLRIALGSLHAALPDATSEELRAYDDECAICREPMAKAKRLHCNHLFHLGCLRSWLDQGLNEVYSCPTCRKPLFVETEVNTRSVEVSSDEQLARQLQRQNIPEHPLATGLFPAEMPNSIESDPSRNLGLDPSWLQTWSSQGVDVAGPSTASRSVGLGRVQMMMRHLASVGESYAQTALEDAAWSLWPMNPSQASTSSTTIPLGTGGRTGGLHLRNVSSGANESLANILAMAETVRDVMPHVPDEIIFQDLQRTNSVSVTVNNLLQM; encoded by the exons ATGGGGGTGAGGTACTTGCAGTTCTCCGTCGCATCAACAGCTCTGAGCTTTGCGGggcttcaagtctggacagagCTGTCTCTGGATAGACTTAGAGCAGATGGGCTGATAATTTCCAAGAACATTTCTTTAGGAGACTCGAGGCATGCGCTTGAGCTGCTTTTGGGTTCTTACTTTACAATCGCGTTGCTCACAAATTTTGTGCTCAATGTCTATATTCTTCTGCTACTTTCTCTCAAG ACACTATTTTTTGGAGAGTTATATGGCGTTGAAACTAAAAAGTTGGTGGAGCGACTTGCCAATTACATCATTTACAAG GGTATATTTCTACCGCTGGTGATTCCAGCAACAATATTTCAGGGTGTACTGTGGACAGTTTGGCTTACTGTTGTATGCACTCTAAAG ATGTTTCAAGCTTTGGCTAGAGACCGGCTTGAGCGATTGAATGCATCTCCTTCTTCTACACCGTGGACATACTTCCGTGTGTATTCAGTTCTGTTCTTGGTTCTCTCTGTTGATACGTTGTG GATAAAGCTTTCCCTTATGACATACAGTAGAACTGGCTCTTCTCTGTATCTGTTGTTACTTTTTGAGCCATGCAGTATAGCTTTTGAGACCTTGCAG GCGCTGTTAATTCATGGGTTTCAACTGCTTGACATGTGGATTACCCACTTAGCAGTGAAGAACTCGGACTGCCAAAGATCTAAGTTTCTTGATTCCATGACAGcag GCTCACTGTTGGAATGGAAAGGCCTCCTCAACCGAAACCTAGGTTTCTTTCTGGACATGGCTACTTCGGTAATGGCGCTAGGTCACTACTTGCACATCTGGTGGCTGCATGGCCTTTCCTTTCATCTAGTGGATGCAGTTTTGTTTCTCAACATACGC GCATTGCTCAGTGCAATTTTGAAGCGAATGAAAGGATACATTAAACTGAGAATCGCTCTGGGCTCACTCCATGCAGCTCTTCCTGATGCAACTTCTGAAGAGCTACGCGCATATGATGATGAATGTGCTATATGCCGG GAACCTATGGCGAAAGCTAAAAGGCTTCACTGCAACCACCTTTTCCATCTTGGATGCCTCCGATCCTG GTTGGATCAAGGTCTTAATGAGGTTTACTCTTGTCCTACATGTCGTAAACCTCTTTTTGTTGAAACTGAGGTGAACACTCGCTCAGTGGAAGTCTCAAGTGATGAGCAGTTAGCCCGTCAGCTTCAAAGACAAAACATTCCTGAGCATCCACTAGCCACTGGATTGTTTCCTGCCGAGATGCCAAACTCCATTGAAAGTGATCCTTCAAG GAACTTAGGATTGGATCCAAGCTGGCTACAGACATGGTCAAGTCAGGGTGTTGATGTCGCTGGTCCCTCTACAGCGTCTAGGTCCGTTGGACTGGGACGGGTTCAGATGATGATGAGGCATCTTGCTTCTGTTGGAGAAAGTTATGCGCAAACTGCACTTGAGGATGCTGCTTGGAGTCTATGGCCTATGAACCCTTCACAAGCATCCACTTCTTCTACAACCATACCTCTAGGTACTGGTGGAAGGACAGGTGGTCTGCATTTGAGAAATGTATCAAGTGGGGCGAATGAAAGCTTGGCAAATATACTAGCTATGGCCGAGACAGTGAGGGATGTCATGCCACATGTGCCAGATGAAATTATCTTCCAG GACTTGCAGAGAACAAACTCTGTTTCTGTTACAGTGAACAATCTTCTCCAGATGTGA